In a single window of the Thermoanaerobaculia bacterium genome:
- a CDS encoding DUF748 domain-containing protein, with amino-acid sequence MGAEISTRRRRVIRILGWAGGVLAFWALLGFVVAPRIIRPLLERKLSEKLHRRVAVRSLAINPFALSATIRGLSMGERADPGTFASFESLYVNLEAVSLLRGGPVIREVDLASPRVSLVRHEDGTYNVSDLIEELGKEEPGKKPARFSVNNIRVTGGSLDFDDRPRKTKQEVTDLNLGIPFLSNIPSRIEIFTQPVLSAKVNGASFALHGRTKPFSDSRETSVDVDLKDVDLPSYLAYLPAKLPVRLAAGRLDAGLTITFAQSPGRPNALFVSGSASLRDGSLVHEDQPLLSIRSLRAALASYDVFGSRIKLTSVTAVEPELHLRRDRKGDFEIASVFAAAGAPAPHARRKTVPHEKPAGFAYEVGEVRVENGTIDYADASLGTPFETKLAPVGISLRGLSSTPGKPMALSITAKSDAGETVKHEGTFTLKPFAAEGSVALAGLPLRRYAPWYERSLLADLDGTVDLEGRYKIAGGPRGNTTLSGLSVGIHALNARKRGAREPFLTVPAATLEGGELDMAGRALALGTVSIPGGSLAVRREADGSIDLQKLIGERSAKANESATEPAPETPGAASPWRFSVTKLSLDKYTFKIDDLASGKPAHLVLSPTNVVLEHFATAGPEHGALSASFRLNRKGLATASGAVGISPVYADLKVRVKNLDLVPVEPYILSQIKLSLTRGVLNGSGTLSFRPGPGGAASVVFAGNAVAGNVVAVEEKSKEDFLRWESVSVDRIKAGYNPVFVSARALDAAGVVCHIGISEDGTVNLRAILGGPPEKAEEDAAGAEAPAAAGMAAAKAATAAPPISAAPPPPGAPSPAAPAQPPTPIRVDAVTLRDSTIRLTDHFVKPSFSAELGNVGGRIDGLSSVDGTKAEVNLHGTWGGASPIEISGTVNPLAAALYAALKASFRDIDLVPMTPYFGKYAGYAVSRGKLTMTVEYRVENRKLEAKNKLVVDQFTFGDKVESPSATKLPVRLAVSLLKDRNGVIDLDLPISGSLDDPKFKLGSIIWKVLGNLISKAATSPFTLLGKLFGGGQDLGTVEFEAGRDTLDPAARQRLDALATALHERPALKLEARGRIDEANDAEGLRRTRFERKVKAQKMDELLKKGAAPPSLDDVVVPAQEWPVFLKKAYKKEKFKKPRTALGFAKDLPPAEMEKLMLENIPVAPEDLRQLALSRAQAVKAYLLATGKVEAERIFLVEPGTGPGEPRENAKASRVDFVLK; translated from the coding sequence ATGGGCGCTGAGATTTCGACGCGCCGCCGACGAGTCATCAGGATCCTCGGATGGGCGGGTGGTGTTCTGGCTTTCTGGGCCCTCCTCGGATTCGTCGTCGCGCCCCGAATCATTCGACCCCTTCTCGAGAGAAAGCTCTCGGAAAAGCTGCACAGGAGGGTCGCGGTCCGGAGTCTCGCGATCAATCCGTTCGCGCTTTCGGCCACCATCCGGGGCCTCTCCATGGGGGAACGGGCGGACCCGGGAACGTTCGCGAGCTTCGAGAGCCTCTACGTGAACCTGGAGGCCGTGTCGCTTCTGCGCGGCGGGCCCGTGATCCGCGAGGTGGACCTGGCATCCCCCCGCGTGTCGCTCGTGAGGCACGAAGACGGGACCTACAACGTTTCGGACCTGATCGAGGAGCTCGGGAAAGAGGAGCCCGGCAAGAAGCCCGCGCGCTTCTCGGTGAACAACATCCGGGTCACGGGAGGATCGCTCGATTTCGACGACCGGCCGAGGAAGACGAAGCAAGAGGTGACAGACCTGAACCTCGGGATTCCGTTCCTCTCGAACATTCCCTCCAGGATCGAGATCTTCACGCAGCCGGTCCTTTCGGCGAAGGTGAACGGGGCCTCGTTTGCCCTGCACGGCAGGACCAAGCCGTTCAGCGACTCGCGCGAGACGTCGGTCGACGTGGATCTGAAGGACGTGGACCTGCCGAGCTACCTCGCCTATCTGCCGGCAAAGCTGCCGGTCCGGCTGGCGGCGGGGCGTCTCGATGCGGGGCTGACGATCACTTTCGCGCAATCCCCCGGCCGGCCCAACGCTCTGTTCGTCTCCGGCAGCGCCTCGCTTCGGGACGGCTCGCTCGTTCACGAGGACCAGCCGCTCCTGTCGATCCGGAGTCTGCGCGCCGCGCTCGCCTCGTACGACGTATTCGGGAGCAGGATCAAGCTGACCTCGGTGACGGCGGTCGAGCCCGAGCTCCATCTCCGGAGAGACCGGAAGGGAGATTTCGAGATCGCCTCCGTGTTTGCGGCCGCCGGCGCGCCGGCCCCCCACGCCCGCAGAAAAACCGTCCCGCATGAGAAGCCGGCCGGCTTTGCCTACGAGGTCGGCGAGGTCCGCGTGGAGAACGGGACGATCGACTACGCCGACGCGTCGCTCGGAACGCCGTTCGAAACGAAGCTCGCCCCGGTCGGAATCTCCCTTCGCGGCCTCTCTTCGACGCCGGGCAAGCCGATGGCGCTTTCCATCACGGCGAAGAGCGACGCCGGCGAGACCGTCAAGCACGAGGGAACGTTCACGCTGAAGCCCTTCGCGGCCGAAGGATCGGTGGCGCTGGCCGGTCTGCCGTTGAGAAGGTACGCCCCGTGGTACGAGAGATCTCTCCTCGCCGACCTCGACGGAACGGTGGATCTCGAGGGCCGCTATAAGATCGCCGGCGGCCCCCGCGGCAACACGACGCTCTCCGGCCTTTCGGTCGGCATCCATGCGCTGAACGCGCGAAAGCGCGGCGCGCGAGAGCCCTTCCTCACGGTGCCCGCCGCAACGCTGGAAGGAGGGGAGCTGGACATGGCCGGGCGCGCCCTCGCCCTGGGGACGGTTTCGATTCCGGGAGGGTCCCTCGCCGTCCGGCGCGAGGCCGACGGCAGCATCGATCTCCAGAAATTGATCGGCGAAAGGTCTGCGAAAGCGAACGAATCAGCGACGGAGCCCGCGCCGGAGACTCCGGGGGCCGCCTCGCCGTGGAGGTTCTCGGTCACGAAGCTCTCTCTGGACAAATACACGTTCAAGATCGACGACCTCGCGTCCGGAAAGCCCGCTCACCTGGTCCTCTCGCCGACAAACGTCGTCCTCGAACACTTCGCCACCGCCGGGCCGGAGCATGGGGCCCTGTCGGCGAGCTTCCGGCTCAATCGAAAGGGGCTCGCCACCGCGAGCGGCGCGGTCGGCATTTCGCCGGTGTACGCCGATCTGAAGGTCCGCGTGAAGAACCTCGACCTCGTGCCGGTCGAGCCGTACATCCTTTCTCAGATCAAGCTGTCTCTGACCCGGGGCGTCCTGAACGGCTCCGGCACGCTGTCGTTCCGGCCCGGGCCCGGAGGGGCCGCCTCCGTCGTTTTCGCCGGCAACGCGGTGGCCGGAAACGTCGTCGCGGTCGAGGAGAAGAGCAAAGAAGATTTCCTCAGGTGGGAATCGGTCTCGGTGGACAGGATCAAGGCCGGATACAACCCGGTCTTCGTGTCGGCGAGGGCGCTCGATGCCGCCGGCGTCGTCTGCCACATCGGCATCTCCGAGGACGGCACGGTGAACCTGCGCGCGATCCTCGGCGGCCCGCCGGAGAAAGCCGAGGAGGACGCTGCCGGGGCCGAAGCGCCCGCCGCGGCGGGGATGGCCGCGGCGAAGGCAGCGACGGCCGCGCCACCGATTTCGGCGGCTCCTCCGCCGCCCGGAGCTCCCTCCCCCGCCGCTCCGGCGCAGCCTCCGACTCCCATTCGCGTGGACGCCGTCACGCTTCGGGACAGCACGATCCGGCTGACCGATCACTTCGTCAAGCCGAGCTTCTCGGCCGAGCTCGGGAACGTCGGGGGGCGGATCGACGGTCTCTCTTCGGTGGACGGGACGAAAGCGGAGGTGAACCTCCACGGCACATGGGGGGGAGCGTCGCCGATCGAGATCTCCGGCACCGTGAACCCGCTCGCGGCGGCTCTGTACGCCGCCCTCAAAGCGTCGTTCCGGGACATCGACCTCGTTCCGATGACGCCCTACTTCGGCAAGTACGCGGGCTACGCGGTGTCCCGGGGCAAGCTCACGATGACGGTCGAATACCGCGTCGAGAACCGGAAGCTCGAGGCGAAGAACAAGCTCGTGGTGGACCAGTTCACGTTCGGCGACAAGGTCGAAAGCCCCTCGGCGACGAAGCTGCCCGTCAGGCTCGCCGTCTCGCTCCTGAAAGACCGCAACGGCGTGATCGACCTCGATCTTCCGATCTCCGGCTCGCTCGACGACCCGAAGTTCAAGCTCGGCAGCATCATCTGGAAGGTGCTGGGAAATCTCATTTCCAAGGCCGCCACCTCGCCTTTCACGCTCCTCGGAAAATTGTTCGGCGGCGGGCAGGACCTCGGCACCGTCGAGTTCGAAGCCGGCCGCGACACGCTCGACCCGGCCGCGCGGCAGCGGCTCGACGCCCTGGCCACGGCTCTTCACGAGAGGCCGGCGTTGAAGCTCGAGGCCCGGGGCCGCATCGACGAGGCAAACGACGCCGAAGGACTGCGGCGGACGCGCTTCGAGCGCAAAGTCAAGGCGCAGAAAATGGACGAGCTGCTGAAGAAGGGCGCCGCCCCGCCGTCGCTCGACGACGTCGTCGTGCCGGCGCAGGAGTGGCCGGTCTTCCTCAAGAAGGCCTACAAGAAGGAAAAGTTCAAGAAGCCCCGGACGGCGCTCGGTTTCGCGAAGGATCTCCCGCCGGCCGAGATGGAGAAGCTCATGCTGGAGAACATCCCGGTCGCGCCGGAAGACCTGAGGCAGCTCGCGCTCTCCCGGGCGCAGGCCGTCAAGGCCTATCTCCTCGCCACGGGAAAGGTGGAGGCCGAAAGGATCTTCCTCGTCGAGCCCGGAACGGGCCCGGGCGAACCCAGGGAGAACGCGAAGGCCAGCCGTGTCGACTTCGTCCTGAAATGA
- a CDS encoding L,D-transpeptidase family protein, translating into MRAPAAILLIVAASALGAATPPGPTADEVNDRSVRPLLTEGAAGAAVVRLQVLLDRAHYSPGEIDGRLGGNTVRAIAAFQRDREIAEEGAGTATWAALDSDAAPIVVAYTLTEPDVAGPFYRIPRDMVQKSFLPALGWRSALEKLAENFHASPVLIQAINPKARIRAGEIVFVPSVHRAPLPPAGRIVVSDSDLSVSAWDEEGRLSARYPATLPGPHDPLCYGTWKITEIRKNPTFHYDPSLFWDARPGHRKATLPPGPNSPVGVVWLQLSVPNCGIHGTSDPSRIGLRESHGCIRLTNWDARELSLSVEKGIPVELRR; encoded by the coding sequence ATGCGGGCTCCCGCGGCGATTCTCCTGATCGTCGCCGCCTCCGCGCTCGGCGCCGCAACTCCTCCCGGACCGACGGCCGACGAGGTCAACGACCGCAGCGTCCGGCCGCTCCTGACCGAGGGCGCCGCGGGAGCCGCCGTCGTCCGCCTGCAGGTGCTGCTCGACCGGGCGCATTACTCGCCGGGGGAGATCGACGGTCGTCTCGGCGGGAACACCGTTCGCGCGATCGCGGCGTTTCAGCGCGACCGTGAGATCGCCGAAGAGGGCGCCGGAACCGCGACCTGGGCGGCGCTCGACTCGGACGCCGCGCCGATCGTCGTTGCGTACACGCTGACGGAGCCGGACGTCGCGGGTCCGTTCTACCGGATCCCGCGAGACATGGTGCAGAAGTCCTTCCTTCCGGCGCTCGGCTGGCGGTCCGCGCTCGAAAAGTTGGCCGAGAATTTCCACGCGAGCCCGGTCCTGATCCAGGCGATCAACCCGAAGGCGCGGATCCGCGCGGGCGAGATCGTTTTCGTCCCGAGCGTTCACCGAGCGCCCCTTCCCCCTGCCGGACGGATCGTCGTCAGCGACTCCGATCTTTCGGTCTCCGCCTGGGACGAGGAAGGGCGTCTTTCCGCGCGCTATCCGGCGACCCTGCCGGGCCCGCACGACCCGCTGTGCTACGGGACCTGGAAGATCACCGAGATCCGGAAGAACCCGACATTCCACTACGACCCCTCCCTCTTCTGGGACGCCCGGCCGGGACACCGGAAGGCGACGCTTCCTCCCGGGCCCAACAGCCCGGTCGGGGTGGTCTGGCTCCAGCTCTCGGTTCCCAACTGCGGCATCCACGGGACTTCTGACCCCTCCCGGATCGGCTTGCGGGAATCCCACGGCTGCATCCGCCTGACGAACTGGGACGCCCGGGAGCTGTCGCTTTCGGTGGAAAAGGGAATACCGGTCGAGCTGAGGCGTTAA